In Candidatus Sodalis pierantonius str. SOPE, one DNA window encodes the following:
- the osmE gene encoding osmotically-inducible lipoprotein OsmE, whose translation MNNKMVLAISAAAAISFLSGCTAYDRADSYLNKPVVSDVKKGMTKEQARAIGGVPATSSTMINARGTCDSYVLGNRDGKPINYFVSYDETGKVLNKGFQSCQKYDTNPQQGQ comes from the coding sequence ATGAATAATAAAATGGTTCTGGCTATTTCCGCCGCCGCGGCGATTTCTTTCCTTTCTGGCTGTACCGCCTATGATCGTGCCGACAGTTATTTGAACAAACCCGTCGTTAGCGATGTGAAAAAAGGCATGACCAAAGAGCAGGCGCGCGCTATCGGCGGCGTGCCGGCGACCTCCTCGACCATGATTAACGCGCGCGGCACTTGTGATTCCTATGTCCTGGGTAACCGTGACGGCAAACCGATTAATTATTTCGTCAGCTACGACGAAACCGGTAAGGTATTGAACAAAGGGTTCCAGAGCTGCCAAAAATACGACACCAATCCTCAGCAGGGCCAATAA
- a CDS encoding IS256 family transposase, whose product MDEKQLQALANELAKNLKTPEDLGHFDRLLKKISVEAALNAEMTHHLGYDKNQPKPGTNARNSYSTKTVTTGDGPLALRTPRDRDGSFEPQLVKKNQTRITGMDNQILSLYAKGMTTREIAAAFKELYNADASPALVSKVTDAVMEQVVEWQNRPLDAVYPIVYLDCIVIKVRQNSRIINKSVFLALGINIRRPERVARGMWLAENEGAKFWLNVLTELKNRGLNDILIACVDGLKGFPDAINAVYPKARLQLCIVHMVRNSLRFVSWKDYKAVTRDLKAIYQAPTEEAGLQALEAFSSAWDIRYPQISRSWQANWANLATFFAYPTDIRKVIYTTNAIESLNSVIRHAIKKRKVFPTDDAVKKVVWLAIQAASQKWIMPLRDWRMAMSRFIIEFGDRLDGHF is encoded by the coding sequence ATGGACGAAAAACAGTTGCAGGCTCTGGCTAACGAACTGGCCAAAAATCTCAAAACCCCTGAAGATCTCGGTCACTTCGATCGGCTGCTGAAAAAAATCAGCGTCGAAGCAGCTCTCAATGCCGAAATGACCCATCACCTCGGCTACGATAAAAATCAGCCTAAACCGGGGACCAACGCCCGCAACAGCTATTCCACAAAAACCGTTACCACTGGCGATGGCCCGTTGGCGCTGCGTACTCCGCGCGATCGTGACGGTTCCTTTGAACCGCAACTGGTGAAGAAGAACCAGACCCGGATTACCGGGATGGATAACCAGATTTTATCGTTGTACGCCAAAGGGATGACCACCCGCGAGATCGCCGCCGCGTTCAAAGAGCTGTATAACGCCGATGCCTCGCCGGCGCTGGTCTCAAAGGTCACCGATGCGGTCATGGAGCAGGTTGTCGAATGGCAAAACCGGCCTCTGGATGCAGTCTATCCCATTGTTTATCTTGACTGTATCGTTATAAAAGTCCGGCAGAACAGCCGCATCATCAACAAATCTGTGTTCCTGGCGCTGGGCATCAACATCCGAAGGCCAGAAAGAGTTGCTAGAGGTATGTGGCTGGCCGAAAATGAAGGCGCAAAGTTCTGGCTGAACGTGCTGACAGAGCTGAAAAACCGCGGCCTGAACGATATCCTTATCGCCTGCGTAGACGGGCTGAAAGGCTTCCCTGACGCTATTAACGCGGTGTATCCGAAGGCGCGGCTCCAGCTGTGTATCGTGCATATGGTGCGCAACAGCCTGCGGTTCGTCTCCTGGAAGGACTACAAGGCCGTCACCCGCGACCTGAAAGCTATCTATCAGGCCCCTACGGAAGAAGCCGGCTTGCAGGCGCTGGAAGCGTTCTCCAGTGCCTGGGACATCCGCTACCCGCAAATAAGTCGAAGCTGGCAGGCAAACTGGGCCAATCTGGCCACGTTCTTTGCCTACCCAACGGACATCCGCAAGGTGATCTACACGACCAACGCCATCGAGTCGTTAAACAGCGTGATCCGGCATGCCATTAAAAAGCGCAAGGTGTTCCCGACCGACGACGCAGTGAAAAAGGTGGTGTGGCTGGCGATACAGGCGGCTTCACAGAAATGGATAATGCCTTTGAGGGACTGGCGCATGGCAATGAGCCGCTTTATTATCGAGTTCGGTGACCGCCTGGACGGTCACTTCTGA
- the nadE gene encoding ammonia-dependent NAD(+) synthetase: MALQQEIIAALGVKPTIDPAAEFRVSVDFLKAYLKKHTFVRTLVLGISGGQDSTLTGKVCQQAISELRQETGVTDYRFIAVRLPHGEQKDEADCRDAIAFIQPDQVITVNIKSAIQASEATLREAGIALSDYVKGNEKARERMKAQYSIAGMTAGLVVGTDHAAEAVTGFFTKYGDGGTDINPLFRLNKRQGRAILQHLGCPEHLYLKAPTADLEEDRPALPDETALGVTYEMVDDYLEGKTIDAAAARVIENWYQRTEHKRHPPVTVFDDFWQ; encoded by the coding sequence ATGGCACTACAGCAAGAAATCATAGCGGCGCTGGGCGTAAAACCCACGATTGACCCGGCGGCCGAATTTCGGGTGAGCGTGGATTTTCTCAAAGCCTACCTGAAAAAGCATACTTTCGTGCGCACGCTGGTGCTTGGTATCAGCGGCGGCCAGGATTCCACGCTGACGGGCAAAGTTTGCCAGCAGGCCATCAGCGAGCTCCGTCAGGAAACCGGCGTGACCGACTACCGCTTTATCGCCGTGCGCTTGCCCCACGGCGAGCAGAAAGATGAAGCGGACTGCCGGGATGCAATCGCCTTCATCCAGCCTGACCAGGTGATCACCGTCAATATTAAAAGCGCTATTCAGGCTAGCGAGGCGACCTTGCGCGAGGCGGGCATCGCGTTAAGCGATTACGTTAAAGGCAATGAAAAAGCGCGCGAACGCATGAAAGCCCAGTACAGCATCGCCGGCATGACGGCGGGATTGGTGGTGGGTACCGATCACGCGGCGGAAGCGGTAACCGGTTTCTTCACCAAGTACGGCGACGGCGGTACCGATATCAACCCCCTCTTCCGGCTGAATAAACGCCAGGGCCGCGCCATATTGCAGCACCTCGGCTGCCCCGAGCATCTCTATCTCAAAGCGCCGACCGCCGACCTGGAAGAAGATCGCCCCGCGTTACCTGACGAAACCGCGCTCGGGGTCACTTACGAAATGGTCGATGATTACTTGGAGGGCAAAACCATCGATGCCGCCGCGGCGCGCGTGATTGAAAACTGGTATCAACGCACCGAGCATAAACGCCATCCGCCGGTGACGGTGTTTGACGACTTTTGGCAATAA
- the istB gene encoding IS21-like element ISSoEn3 family helper ATPase IstB codes for MDTLLMALRELKLSAMVQALETQRELPGSYGELGFEERLSLMVEAENLHRKNNHICRLRRQSQMRLQAKPKDIRYIPSRGVTPEQMRDLLGGQYLKYQKSILITGPTGTGKTWLSCALGEQACRQQYSVRYWRVGRLLAHLHQCQVDGTYLKQLKQLEKIELLILDDVGLESISPMQATMLLEVMEDRYDKSSSILISQLPVKKWYGLIENPTTADVLLDRLVHPSYRLELKGESLRKEQGVASTGKID; via the coding sequence ATGGATACACTGTTAATGGCTCTGCGAGAGCTGAAGTTGTCGGCAATGGTCCAGGCGTTGGAGACGCAACGCGAACTCCCGGGGAGTTATGGGGAGCTGGGGTTCGAGGAGCGGTTGTCGCTGATGGTAGAAGCGGAAAATTTGCATAGAAAAAACAATCATATATGCCGTCTGCGACGGCAATCGCAAATGCGCTTGCAGGCAAAACCAAAAGATATCCGCTATATCCCTAGCCGAGGAGTGACACCGGAACAGATGCGAGATCTGCTAGGGGGACAATATCTGAAATATCAGAAAAGCATACTCATCACGGGGCCAACAGGTACGGGCAAAACCTGGCTCAGTTGTGCGCTTGGTGAGCAGGCATGCCGGCAGCAATATAGCGTGCGTTACTGGCGAGTGGGTCGGTTGCTGGCCCATCTTCACCAGTGTCAGGTAGACGGGACCTATCTAAAACAGCTTAAGCAGTTAGAAAAAATAGAGTTACTGATCTTGGACGACGTGGGCCTAGAATCAATAAGTCCGATGCAGGCAACGATGCTGTTGGAGGTGATGGAAGATCGCTACGACAAAAGCAGCAGCATCCTGATCAGTCAACTGCCGGTGAAAAAATGGTATGGACTGATAGAAAACCCCACGACAGCTGACGTGTTACTCGATCGGTTAGTACACCCCAGCTATAGACTGGAACTTAAAGGCGAATCACTACGCAAAGAGCAAGGAGTAGCCAGCACAGGAAAAATAGACTAA
- a CDS encoding LysR family transcriptional regulator, producing the protein MRLRHIEIIHAIMASGSISGAARRLNVSQPNISRCWPMPNSSWDLPYSIAGPPGYSRRRGHNG; encoded by the coding sequence ATGCGTTTACGTCATATCGAAATCATTCATGCTATTATGGCGTCCGGCAGTATCAGCGGCGCGGCGCGCCGGCTTAATGTCTCGCAGCCCAATATCAGCCGGTGCTGGCCCATGCCGAACAGCAGCTGGGATTTGCCTTATTCGATCGCCGGCCCTCCGGGCTACAGCCGACGTCGCGGGCACAACGGTTGA
- a CDS encoding IS5-like element ISSoEn1 family transposase has translation MAKQKFKITNWPAYNNALRQRGDLTVWLDESAIAAWTESTPPEHRGRPLHYTDMAITTVLMIKRVFNLSLRALQGFVDSIFKLMGLSLRCPDYSLVSRRAKTVDISIKTPTRGEISHLVIDGTGLKIFGEGEWKVRQHGAERRRVWRKLHLAVDSATHEIICADLSLSGTTDAQALPGLINQTHRKIREASADSAYDTRYCHDALLRKKIKPLIPPRSGAQYWPARYHERNHAVANQHLSGNNDTWKKKVGYHRRSLAETAMFRFKTLLGGHLSLHDYDAQVGEAMAMVKALNRITLLGMPNSVRIM, from the coding sequence ATGGCAAAGCAAAAGTTTAAAATCACCAACTGGCCCGCATATAACAATGCGCTCAGGCAGCGGGGGGACCTGACAGTATGGCTTGATGAGTCAGCCATTGCTGCATGGACTGAGAGTACACCACCTGAACATCGTGGCCGGCCGCTTCACTACACCGATATGGCCATTACCACGGTTCTGATGATAAAGCGCGTGTTTAACCTTTCGCTCCGGGCGTTACAGGGTTTCGTTGACTCGATTTTTAAACTGATGGGGCTGTCGCTGCGCTGCCCAGATTACTCTCTGGTCAGCCGGCGAGCAAAAACCGTCGACATCAGCATAAAAACGCCAACCCGCGGCGAAATCTCACACCTGGTCATCGATGGCACCGGCCTGAAAATCTTCGGCGAAGGCGAATGGAAAGTCAGGCAGCATGGGGCTGAGAGGCGCAGAGTATGGCGCAAGCTTCATCTGGCAGTAGATAGCGCGACACATGAAATTATCTGTGCCGATTTATCGCTAAGCGGTACGACAGATGCGCAGGCGCTGCCCGGGCTGATTAACCAAACCCACCGGAAAATCAGGGAAGCGTCGGCTGACAGTGCTTACGATACGCGTTACTGTCATGATGCTCTGCTGAGGAAAAAAATAAAGCCGCTTATCCCACCGCGAAGTGGTGCGCAATATTGGCCAGCTCGATACCATGAGCGTAACCATGCGGTGGCAAATCAGCATCTGAGCGGCAATAACGATACCTGGAAAAAGAAAGTAGGTTATCACCGGCGTTCACTGGCTGAAACGGCCATGTTCCGGTTTAAAACACTTTTGGGTGGTCATCTGAGTCTGCATGACTATGACGCGCAGGTAGGTGAGGCTATGGCAATGGTCAAAGCGCTTAACCGGATCACGTTGTTAGGAATGCCAAACAGCGTCCGCATCATGTAA
- a CDS encoding LysR family transcriptional regulator: protein MLAHAEQQLGFALFDRRPSGLQPTSRAQRLMPEIDQLYLQLQQIDQLAQRLRAPEQLRIGAAHAIGQSLMAQVLLDYRRQAEPLPADVELVTGHHDTLCQDLLADWLDLALTFGQSLAPRLTAEVLDRADMVALVPPSLTVAAPVSLAWLCEHHLLMMQPQDPLGRVMHQTLRAQGLRSCGTLQIKTYSVIADMVLTGGGAGSGHIRSLSPISPDH from the coding sequence GTGCTGGCCCATGCCGAACAGCAGCTGGGATTTGCCTTATTCGATCGCCGGCCCTCCGGGCTACAGCCGACGTCGCGGGCACAACGGTTGATGCCGGAAATCGACCAGCTTTATCTCCAGTTACAACAAATCGACCAGCTCGCCCAACGTTTACGCGCCCCTGAGCAGTTACGCATTGGCGCCGCCCATGCGATTGGCCAATCTTTAATGGCGCAGGTGCTGTTGGACTACCGCCGACAGGCGGAACCGCTGCCGGCGGATGTCGAACTGGTGACCGGTCATCATGACACGCTTTGCCAGGATCTGTTGGCTGACTGGCTGGATCTAGCGTTGACCTTTGGTCAATCCCTAGCGCCGCGGCTGACGGCGGAAGTGCTTGATCGGGCCGATATGGTGGCGCTCGTCCCGCCGTCGTTGACGGTCGCGGCGCCGGTTAGCCTGGCCTGGCTATGCGAGCATCATCTGCTGATGATGCAGCCGCAGGATCCGCTGGGGCGGGTAATGCACCAGACGTTGCGCGCCCAGGGGCTGCGCTCTTGCGGCACGTTGCAGATCAAGACCTATTCCGTTATTGCCGATATGGTGCTGACCGGTGGTGGTGCTGGTTCCGGTCACATTCGATCACTGAGTCCGATTTCACCCGATCACTAA
- a CDS encoding inverse autotransporter beta domain-containing protein: MATIARQMAEVNQDENNDQTWLSYLLGEAKDRVLNRLQQKSEAMLSPLGYTQVQLNVDESGRFSGSSGQMLLPLDDQKTRGLTYGQLGLQGVDDDIVGNMGLGQRWNAGRWLLGLNVFYDQYLQHNSLRRGSVGAEARSDYLSLSSNYYYPLSAMYALNDDDDERVRMASGYDITTQGLSPVLPPVGRLG; this comes from the coding sequence TTGGCGACGATCGCCAGACAAATGGCGGAAGTCAACCAGGATGAAAATAACGATCAAACCTGGCTCAGCTATCTGCTGGGGGAGGCGAAAGATCGCGTCCTTAACCGGCTGCAGCAAAAAAGCGAAGCGATGTTATCTCCCCTCGGCTATACCCAAGTGCAGCTAAATGTCGACGAAAGCGGCCGCTTTAGCGGCAGTTCCGGCCAGATGCTGTTGCCGCTGGACGATCAAAAGACGCGCGGTCTGACGTATGGCCAACTGGGCCTGCAGGGCGTGGATGACGACATCGTCGGTAACATGGGCCTGGGCCAGCGCTGGAACGCCGGGAGATGGTTGCTGGGCTTGAACGTGTTTTACGATCAATACCTGCAACATAATAGCTTGCGCCGGGGCAGCGTTGGCGCTGAAGCGCGCAGCGATTACCTGTCGCTCTCGTCCAACTACTATTACCCGCTGTCGGCAATGTACGCCCTTAATGATGATGATGACGAACGGGTGCGCATGGCCAGCGGCTACGATATTACTACCCAGGGCTTATCTCCCGTTTTACCGCCAGTTGGGCGCCTCGGTTAA
- the spy gene encoding ATP-independent periplasmic protein-refolding chaperone Spy — protein sequence MRKLTAFALATSLMLGTVQLASAADTAAAPAAPESAKMHHHPKHGPMMEQMFKDLNLTPAQREQMRDIARDSMKNMKKPSADEHKQLHDVIAADNFDSSKAQALVTSMSQAQNERMLARLEMQNKMYNVLTPAQKQEFNKKFEARQAKMAEHGNN from the coding sequence ATGCGTAAATTAACCGCTTTCGCTCTGGCCACATCATTGATGTTAGGTACCGTCCAGCTGGCTTCCGCCGCCGATACCGCCGCGGCGCCTGCCGCTCCGGAGAGCGCGAAAATGCATCATCATCCGAAGCACGGGCCCATGATGGAGCAGATGTTCAAGGATCTGAATTTGACCCCCGCCCAGCGTGAACAGATGCGCGATATTGCACGCGATTCGATGAAAAATATGAAGAAGCCGTCGGCTGACGAACATAAACAGCTCCATGATGTCATTGCCGCCGATAATTTTGACAGCAGCAAAGCGCAGGCGCTGGTCACCAGCATGTCACAAGCGCAAAATGAAAGAATGCTGGCTCGTCTAGAAATGCAGAATAAAATGTATAATGTCCTGACTCCGGCGCAGAAGCAGGAATTCAATAAAAAATTTGAAGCTCGTCAGGCTAAAATGGCGGAACACGGAAATAACTAA
- a CDS encoding inverse autotransporter beta domain-containing protein codes for MTNGCAWPAATILLPRAYLPFYRQLGASVKYEQYFGQWVDVFDSGNYRANPAAVELGVSYTPVPLMTLSASHKLGDGGESAEQYQLTLNYRLGVPLYRQLSADYVAEAHSLRGSRYDQVQRNAVPVLAFKQRKSLSVFLATPPWSLQPGTLLALKVQVSARYPLTAVSWQGDTQALSLTPPADSGQPDGWSIILPPWDDAPGARNQYRLSVTVEDEKQQRVTSNWIVLKLNAPLQAAADGEEPLTFATRDGA; via the coding sequence ATGACGAACGGGTGCGCATGGCCAGCGGCTACGATATTACTACCCAGGGCTTATCTCCCGTTTTACCGCCAGTTGGGCGCCTCGGTTAAATACGAACAGTACTTTGGGCAATGGGTGGATGTCTTCGATAGCGGTAATTATCGCGCCAATCCGGCGGCGGTCGAGCTCGGCGTCAGCTATACCCCCGTGCCGCTCATGACGCTGTCCGCCAGCCATAAGCTGGGGGACGGCGGCGAAAGCGCTGAACAGTATCAGCTCACCCTCAATTATCGCTTGGGCGTGCCGTTATACAGGCAGTTGTCGGCGGATTACGTGGCCGAGGCGCACTCGCTGCGCGGCAGCCGCTATGATCAGGTGCAGCGCAATGCCGTGCCGGTTCTGGCGTTTAAACAGCGCAAAAGCCTGTCGGTGTTCCTGGCGACCCCGCCCTGGTCGCTACAGCCGGGCACCTTGCTGGCGCTCAAAGTGCAGGTGTCGGCGCGCTATCCCCTGACCGCGGTGAGCTGGCAGGGCGATACCCAGGCGCTAAGCCTGACTCCGCCGGCCGATAGCGGCCAGCCCGATGGCTGGTCAATCATCTTGCCTCCCTGGGATGATGCCCCGGGCGCCCGTAATCAATATCGCCTATCGGTAACGGTGGAGGATGAAAAGCAGCAGCGCGTGACCTCTAATTGGATTGTGTTGAAACTTAACGCACCGTTGCAGGCGGCCGCTGACGGCGAAGAGCCGCTGACGTTTGCAACCCGCGACGGGGCTTAA